One genomic window of Malaciobacter molluscorum LMG 25693 includes the following:
- a CDS encoding LysE family transporter, translating into MEFHIWLTFAIATFVVSLSPGVGAVVSMNYGLKYGLKKSYPAILGLQVGYLIQAFIVVVGLGAIITKSVMVFNIIKWIGVAYLVYFGLSKIFEKVELVDEQEKINSYNPKKAFFSSILINLTNVKATIFLVAFIPQFINPNESIFFQFMILAVTLSVLDIFVMTCYSSLASKLKFLLKDVKAIKIQNRITGGLLILAAIFMANTKRA; encoded by the coding sequence ATGGAATTTCATATTTGGTTAACTTTTGCGATAGCAACCTTTGTTGTATCTCTTTCTCCAGGAGTTGGAGCAGTAGTTTCGATGAATTATGGATTAAAATATGGACTTAAAAAATCTTATCCTGCAATTTTAGGATTACAAGTTGGATATCTAATTCAAGCCTTTATTGTAGTTGTTGGATTAGGAGCGATTATAACTAAATCTGTAATGGTTTTTAATATTATCAAATGGATTGGTGTAGCTTATTTAGTATATTTTGGATTAAGTAAAATTTTTGAAAAAGTTGAGTTGGTTGATGAACAAGAAAAAATAAATTCATATAATCCTAAAAAAGCTTTTTTTAGTTCTATTTTAATAAATCTGACAAATGTAAAAGCAACAATATTTTTAGTGGCTTTTATTCCTCAATTTATTAATCCTAATGAATCAATATTTTTTCAATTTATGATTCTTGCTGTTACATTGAGTGTATTAGATATTTTTGTAATGACATGTTATTCTTCTCTTGCATCAAAATTGAAATTTTTATTAAAAGATGTAAAAGCAATAAAAATACAAAATAGAATAACAGGTGGATTACTTATTTTAGCTGCAATTTTTATGGCAAATACAAAAAGAGCTTAA
- a CDS encoding carbonic anhydrase, translating into MKKTMIYICIVAVIALLLSNSDKKHEKLAHWGYAGKEAPINWANLDARYNMCKDGKHQSPINITREDIIDSNLGDVTYYDDSIASNFENNGHTLKVNFKSGNMIEYASKEYALLQMHFHTPSENQINGKSFPMEAHFVHKDSKGNLLVIAVMFEITDDSNVIISKLLKNLPSKVGDKKDLKADIYGYDILPEDRDFYSFDGSLTTPPCSEGVKWIVLKNPVNISVSQLEKFKNIMQENNRPIQEQNNRYILE; encoded by the coding sequence ATGAAGAAAACTATGATATACATATGTATAGTTGCAGTTATTGCATTGCTTTTATCAAATAGTGATAAAAAACATGAAAAACTGGCTCATTGGGGGTATGCTGGTAAAGAAGCTCCTATAAATTGGGCTAATCTTGATGCAAGATATAATATGTGTAAAGATGGTAAACATCAATCTCCTATTAATATCACAAGAGAGGATATAATAGACTCAAACTTAGGCGATGTTACATATTATGATGACTCAATTGCAAGCAATTTTGAAAATAATGGGCACACTTTAAAAGTAAATTTTAAAAGTGGAAATATGATTGAATATGCTTCAAAAGAGTATGCATTATTACAAATGCATTTTCATACACCAAGCGAAAATCAAATTAATGGTAAAAGTTTTCCAATGGAAGCTCATTTTGTTCATAAAGACTCAAAAGGAAATTTACTTGTAATTGCAGTAATGTTTGAAATAACGGATGATTCAAATGTGATAATTAGTAAACTTCTTAAAAATCTTCCTTCAAAAGTAGGTGATAAAAAAGATTTAAAAGCTGATATTTATGGATATGATATTTTACCAGAAGATAGAGATTTTTATAGTTTTGATGGTTCTTTAACTACTCCACCTTGTAGTGAAGGTGTAAAATGGATAGTATTAAAAAATCCTGTTAATATATCGGTTAGTCAATTAGAAAAGTTTAAAAATATAATGCAAGAAAACAATAGACCAATTCAAGAACAAAATAATAGATATATTTTAGAATAG
- the rraA gene encoding ribonuclease E activity regulator RraA, translating to MSISTADICDDFRDKAKIQVLSPKFKSYGGKTNFQGEVITVKLDKSNWLLLSMLKDEKGDGKVVVVDVDQAYYGIVGDRLMAFAKNNNYEAIIINGYVRDTNETVNIDVGLYAIGTCPQRNFEKTNSARDIELNFEGIKVNSGDYIYADCDGVIITEEKLV from the coding sequence ATGAGTATTAGCACTGCTGATATATGCGATGACTTTAGAGATAAAGCTAAAATACAAGTACTTTCTCCAAAATTTAAATCATATGGAGGGAAAACAAACTTCCAAGGTGAAGTAATTACTGTAAAATTAGATAAAAGCAACTGGTTACTACTTTCTATGTTAAAAGATGAAAAAGGTGACGGAAAAGTTGTTGTTGTAGATGTTGATCAAGCATACTATGGAATTGTTGGTGATAGATTAATGGCATTTGCAAAAAATAACAACTATGAAGCAATTATTATAAATGGTTATGTAAGAGATACAAATGAAACAGTAAATATCGATGTTGGATTATACGCAATTGGAACTTGTCCCCAAAGAAACTTTGAAAAAACTAATTCTGCAAGAGATATAGAACTAAATTTTGAAGGTATAAAAGTTAATAGCGGTGATTATATTTATGCTGATTGTGATGGTGTAATTATCACTGAAGAAAAGCTTGTATAA
- a CDS encoding GNAT family N-acetyltransferase, with protein sequence MTILTTKRLILRTFTKLDIDTLYEDVFKCSDVVKYTFGNENFSYEQTKNFINNNCNFKDKIGLSIIEKKDTNEIIGLGGVLQCEYLDEIDYEIGFILAKRFWKKGFAKEIGQAQIDFIKDKLKAKKALALVDTNNTASIKTIKSLGFNYLKSVKTTDSRKQRDVYILNFQ encoded by the coding sequence TTGACTATATTAACTACAAAAAGACTTATACTTAGAACTTTTACCAAATTAGATATTGATACTTTATATGAAGATGTATTTAAGTGTAGTGATGTTGTGAAATACACATTTGGTAATGAAAATTTTTCTTACGAACAAACAAAAAATTTCATAAACAACAATTGCAATTTTAAAGACAAGATTGGTCTTAGTATTATTGAAAAAAAAGATACAAATGAAATAATAGGACTTGGTGGAGTTTTGCAATGTGAGTATTTAGATGAAATTGATTATGAAATTGGATTTATTTTAGCTAAAAGATTTTGGAAAAAAGGATTTGCAAAAGAGATAGGTCAAGCTCAAATTGATTTTATAAAAGATAAACTAAAAGCAAAAAAAGCACTTGCACTTGTTGATACTAATAATACTGCTTCAATAAAAACTATAAAATCACTAGGATTTAATTATTTAAAAAGTGTAAAGACTACTGATTCAAGAAAACAAAGAGATGTTTATATATTAAATTTTCAATAA
- a CDS encoding AraC family transcriptional regulator, with product MKKQTLQKRTKIANDIMFYIYTHIDTHIDIEELSYDLQISKFHMQRIFKEEFGKNIYESIKSIRLQKAANLLLTNKYSTISNIANLCGYSSQSSFIKAFKQRFDMSPKQWKNYGYKEYSNKILQQSKSALKSNADFSKLTPKIVKMPTLDSFYIRNKGYNVNVKETWQKLHTLILNNDLKNYKQIALLHDNPTITPLNECQYIACIVPENKDDVKSDRLPNFKISDGVYAKFDLEGVHGDMLKFIHWVYHEWLVNSEYETTTKPSYAVYYKNNFLSDDNRFKMSFYVSIKY from the coding sequence ATGAAAAAACAAACATTACAAAAAAGAACAAAAATAGCAAATGACATTATGTTTTATATTTATACCCATATTGATACACATATCGATATTGAAGAGTTAAGCTATGATTTACAAATAAGTAAATTTCATATGCAAAGAATATTTAAAGAAGAGTTTGGAAAAAATATTTATGAAAGTATAAAGTCAATAAGGCTTCAAAAAGCGGCAAATCTACTACTTACAAACAAATATTCAACAATATCAAATATTGCTAATTTGTGTGGGTATAGTTCTCAATCATCTTTTATAAAAGCATTCAAACAAAGATTTGATATGTCACCAAAACAGTGGAAAAATTACGGGTATAAAGAGTATTCAAATAAGATATTGCAACAATCAAAAAGTGCATTAAAATCAAATGCAGATTTTTCTAAACTAACGCCTAAAATAGTTAAAATGCCAACTTTAGATAGTTTTTATATTAGAAATAAAGGCTACAATGTAAATGTAAAAGAGACTTGGCAAAAACTACATACTCTAATTTTAAATAATGATTTAAAAAACTATAAACAAATTGCACTTTTACATGATAATCCTACAATTACACCGCTTAATGAGTGTCAATATATTGCATGTATTGTGCCTGAAAATAAAGATGATGTAAAAAGTGATAGATTACCTAATTTTAAAATTTCAGATGGTGTTTATGCTAAGTTTGATTTAGAAGGTGTTCATGGAGATATGTTAAAGTTTATTCACTGGGTATATCATGAGTGGTTAGTAAATAGCGAATATGAGACAACAACAAAACCTTCATACGCAGTATATTATAAAAACAATTTTTTAAGTGATGATAATAGATTTAAGATGAGTTTTTATGTATCAATAAAATATTAA
- a CDS encoding TlpA family protein disulfide reductase, with translation MKKLYLILLIPIVLIFSGCNNEDESSAVVIKDSQSFKDLKKQSNKEYKLKTIQGKDIILIVDNGVLKSNDAQLKGKMVLINFWATWCPPCIKEIPILNRLYDDYKNDFVIIGVLYEKNKDLDELKLFMEEHNMKFPVSVNGDENFRMAKNINNVKKIPESYLYGKDGKIIEKYIGLVDEESLENHIKNGIK, from the coding sequence ATGAAAAAATTGTATTTAATATTATTAATACCTATAGTTTTGATATTTTCAGGTTGTAATAATGAGGATGAATCATCAGCAGTTGTTATAAAAGATTCTCAAAGTTTCAAAGATTTAAAAAAGCAAAGTAATAAAGAATATAAATTAAAAACTATTCAAGGCAAAGATATTATATTGATTGTTGATAATGGAGTATTAAAATCAAATGATGCACAATTAAAAGGTAAAATGGTATTGATTAACTTTTGGGCTACATGGTGTCCCCCTTGTATAAAAGAGATTCCTATATTAAATAGGTTATATGATGATTATAAAAATGATTTTGTTATTATTGGTGTATTATATGAAAAAAATAAAGATTTAGATGAATTGAAACTTTTTATGGAAGAGCATAATATGAAGTTTCCTGTATCTGTAAATGGTGATGAAAATTTTAGAATGGCAAAAAATATTAACAATGTTAAGAAAATTCCAGAGTCATATCTTTATGGAAAAGATGGAAAAATTATCGAAAAATATATAGGTTTAGTTGATGAAGAGAGTTTAGAAAATCATATTAAAAATGGTATTAAATAG
- a CDS encoding DsbA family protein produces MKNKNLVILSLGLIVVLFIAGAYFFKQTKTNKLGNLSDTNKAPFVRDNSVSFGNANAKITIIEFMDPQCGSCAAFHPIVEAVFKEYFQDTKIVYRYLANHQYSKYAIKILEAARLQGKYKEALEIIYKTQRAWANINNPQPELIWEYLETSSVNIKKLKEDFSTINIDKMLKTSREDAKALNVQGTPTIFVNTKELEQLSYKSLVKLVEDEIIKEGTK; encoded by the coding sequence ATGAAGAATAAGAACTTAGTAATTTTATCTTTGGGATTAATTGTTGTATTATTTATAGCTGGTGCATATTTTTTTAAGCAAACTAAAACAAATAAATTAGGAAATTTAAGTGATACAAATAAAGCTCCATTTGTAAGAGATAATTCTGTATCTTTTGGTAATGCTAATGCAAAAATTACAATTATTGAATTTATGGACCCTCAATGTGGTTCTTGTGCTGCATTTCATCCAATTGTTGAGGCTGTATTTAAAGAATATTTTCAAGATACAAAAATTGTGTATAGATATTTAGCAAATCATCAATATTCGAAATATGCAATAAAAATATTAGAAGCAGCAAGATTACAAGGTAAGTATAAAGAAGCTTTAGAGATAATTTATAAAACACAAAGAGCTTGGGCTAATATAAATAATCCTCAACCAGAATTGATTTGGGAGTATTTAGAAACGTCAAGTGTAAATATAAAAAAATTAAAAGAAGATTTTTCAACTATAAATATTGATAAAATGCTTAAAACTTCAAGAGAAGATGCAAAAGCTTTAAATGTTCAAGGAACACCTACTATTTTTGTAAATACTAAAGAGTTAGAACAATTAAGTTATAAGTCATTAGTTAAATTAGTTGAAGATGAAATTATTAAAGAAGGAACAAAATGA
- a CDS encoding carbonic anhydrase, with amino-acid sequence MGFEQLIQGNLTFKNSRFKDYKDDFNTLVEKGQKPEVLFIGCSDSRVVPDLIMDSKPGDMFIIRNVGNFVPPFEADHDFHGSSAAIEFAVSVLNVKHIIVCGHSYCGACRTLYKNIDDNDIGLVHVKKWLELGQKAKNYVLNNYLDLSAEEIYTKTEKTSIVYQLQNLLTYPEIKKRVEEKTLEVHGWYYRIQDGTILYYDTSDEKFKELEEKKTH; translated from the coding sequence ATGGGGTTTGAACAATTAATACAGGGGAATTTAACTTTTAAAAATTCAAGATTTAAAGATTATAAAGATGATTTTAATACATTAGTTGAAAAAGGACAAAAACCAGAAGTATTATTTATAGGATGTAGTGATAGTAGGGTTGTTCCTGATTTGATAATGGATTCTAAACCAGGTGATATGTTTATTATAAGAAATGTGGGGAACTTTGTTCCTCCTTTTGAAGCAGATCATGACTTTCATGGAAGTTCTGCTGCAATTGAATTTGCTGTAAGTGTATTAAATGTTAAACATATTATTGTTTGTGGTCACTCTTATTGTGGTGCTTGTAGAACACTTTATAAAAATATTGATGATAATGATATTGGATTAGTTCATGTAAAAAAATGGTTAGAGCTTGGTCAAAAAGCAAAAAATTATGTTTTAAATAACTATTTAGATTTATCAGCTGAAGAAATATATACAAAAACAGAAAAAACTTCAATTGTATATCAATTACAAAATCTTTTAACATATCCAGAAATTAAAAAAAGAGTAGAAGAAAAAACTCTTGAAGTTCATGGTTGGTATTATAGAATTCAAGATGGAACAATTTTATATTATGATACTTCAGATGAGAAGTTTAAAGAATTAGAAGAAAAAAAGACTCATTAA
- a CDS encoding acetyl-CoA carboxylase biotin carboxylase subunit — translation MGKISKVLIANRGEIALRIIRACKELDITSVAIFSEVDVEGVWVKKADECYPIMGDVIKAYLDYDVIISIAKKANCDAIHPGYGFLSENADFAKACEDNGIIFIGPKPEHIALFGDKMASKVAMKEVGVPVLEGTDEPIDNVNEAQKIAEDIGFPVIIKAAFGGGGRGMRIVRSKKEFKEMFESATNESIKYFGRGEVFIEKFVENPRHIEVQVIADKFGNVLHLGERDCSIQRRHQKVIEIAPSPRLNPSARKELYRIATKAMFKLGYESVGTVEFLLDSEDNIYFIEMNTRVQVEHPVTEITSGVDIIQRMIQIAEGDKLQMLQEDIKFRGYAIEFRINAENPQKNFMPSVGTITKYLTPGGPGVRLDTAIYSGYKVPANYDSMVGKLIVWSLDWDGAVKKARRALDEFYIEGFPTNISLHREIVRDEDFKNGKFTTSYLDEKLETFTLSGEQHIKEEEEKVARIVSFISKLKEKNIKTKQ, via the coding sequence ATGGGAAAAATATCAAAAGTTTTAATAGCAAATAGGGGAGAGATCGCACTAAGAATTATAAGAGCATGTAAAGAATTAGATATTACAAGTGTTGCGATTTTTTCAGAAGTAGATGTAGAAGGTGTTTGGGTTAAAAAAGCAGATGAATGCTATCCAATTATGGGCGATGTTATAAAAGCATATTTAGATTATGATGTAATAATTTCAATTGCTAAAAAAGCAAATTGTGATGCAATTCATCCTGGATATGGATTTTTAAGTGAAAATGCAGATTTTGCAAAAGCTTGCGAAGATAATGGAATAATATTTATAGGTCCAAAACCAGAACATATTGCACTGTTTGGTGATAAAATGGCATCAAAAGTTGCAATGAAAGAAGTGGGAGTTCCTGTATTAGAAGGAACAGATGAACCAATTGACAATGTAAATGAAGCACAAAAAATAGCAGAAGATATTGGATTTCCTGTAATTATAAAAGCTGCCTTTGGTGGTGGAGGTAGAGGAATGAGAATTGTAAGAAGTAAAAAAGAGTTCAAAGAGATGTTTGAAAGTGCAACAAATGAATCAATTAAATATTTTGGTAGAGGTGAAGTTTTTATTGAAAAATTTGTTGAAAATCCAAGACATATAGAGGTTCAAGTAATTGCAGATAAATTTGGAAATGTTTTACACTTGGGTGAAAGGGATTGTTCTATTCAAAGAAGACATCAAAAAGTAATTGAAATTGCTCCATCTCCAAGATTAAATCCATCTGCTAGAAAAGAACTTTATAGAATTGCCACAAAAGCGATGTTCAAACTTGGATATGAAAGTGTAGGAACAGTTGAGTTTTTACTTGATAGTGAAGATAATATATATTTTATAGAAATGAATACAAGAGTTCAAGTAGAACACCCCGTTACAGAGATAACTTCAGGCGTTGATATTATTCAAAGAATGATTCAAATAGCAGAGGGTGATAAACTTCAAATGTTACAAGAAGATATTAAATTTAGAGGTTATGCAATAGAGTTTAGAATAAATGCAGAAAATCCTCAAAAGAATTTTATGCCATCAGTTGGTACAATAACAAAATATTTAACTCCAGGTGGTCCTGGTGTAAGACTTGATACTGCAATTTATTCAGGATATAAAGTTCCTGCAAACTATGATTCTATGGTGGGTAAATTAATTGTATGGTCATTAGATTGGGATGGTGCTGTTAAAAAAGCAAGAAGAGCACTTGATGAGTTTTATATTGAAGGTTTTCCTACTAATATCTCTTTACATAGAGAAATTGTACGGGATGAAGATTTTAAAAATGGAAAATTTACAACAAGTTATTTAGATGAAAAATTGGAAACTTTTACTTTAAGTGGTGAACAACATATTAAAGAAGAAGAGGAAAAAGTTGCAAGAATTGTATCTTTTATTTCAAAATTAAAAGAGAAAAATATTAAAACAAAACAGTAA
- a CDS encoding NADPH-dependent FMN reductase, giving the protein MAKIGILVASAVSNIKLGRRLEELAHELGHEVEFIDLVALNLPLYSTVEEERNGLPSEALDLANKILDLKAFIVVAPEYNGVMPPVLNNAMAWTSRSTPSWRDAFNEKIVALATHSGGGGAKGLQAMRIMFQHLGANILAREILTSYDKPLNEETAKNIIEQLARLS; this is encoded by the coding sequence ATGGCAAAAATTGGAATTTTAGTGGCTAGTGCTGTAAGTAATATAAAATTAGGTAGAAGATTAGAAGAATTAGCACATGAATTAGGACATGAAGTTGAGTTTATTGATTTAGTTGCTTTAAACTTACCTTTATACTCAACAGTTGAAGAAGAGAGAAATGGTTTACCTTCTGAAGCTTTAGACTTAGCAAATAAAATCCTTGATTTAAAAGCATTTATTGTTGTTGCACCAGAATACAATGGAGTTATGCCTCCTGTGCTAAATAATGCAATGGCATGGACTTCGAGAAGTACACCAAGTTGGAGAGATGCATTTAATGAAAAAATTGTAGCACTTGCAACACACAGTGGCGGTGGTGGTGCAAAAGGACTTCAAGCTATGAGAATTATGTTCCAACACTTAGGTGCAAATATTTTGGCTAGAGAGATTTTAACTTCTTATGACAAACCTCTAAATGAAGAAACAGCAAAAAATATAATTGAACAATTAGCAAGATTATCTTAA
- a CDS encoding PhzF family phenazine biosynthesis protein yields the protein MKVEKVSAFAYENRGGNPAGVLILDETLSEKQMLEIAKEINYSETAFLLKQGNSFRIRYFSPETEIVFCGHATIASGFVLGQKFGLGMYDLVLNDDKIQIEVTKNNNKIFTSINSVKTYTYEIEEDYINNIIGAFSFTRNDLNEKYPIKVSFSGINNLILFVKNKNTLQEMKYDFEEVKELMINKNIVTINILWEENKNLFHSRNAFAYGGVYEDPATGSAAISLGEYLRSMGIKKSGEIEILQGFDMKQPSQLFVSFNEVPNSSIKVSGTCRFVNAK from the coding sequence TTGAAAGTAGAAAAAGTATCTGCCTTTGCATATGAAAATAGAGGTGGCAATCCTGCAGGTGTATTGATTTTAGATGAAACATTAAGTGAAAAACAAATGCTTGAAATTGCCAAAGAGATTAATTATTCAGAAACAGCATTTTTACTTAAACAAGGTAATTCTTTTAGAATAAGATACTTCTCACCTGAAACAGAAATAGTTTTTTGTGGTCATGCAACAATTGCAAGTGGATTTGTACTTGGTCAAAAATTTGGCTTAGGTATGTATGATTTAGTTTTAAATGATGACAAAATACAAATTGAAGTTACTAAAAATAATAATAAAATTTTTACAAGTATAAATTCTGTGAAAACATATACATATGAGATTGAAGAAGATTACATAAATAATATTATTGGTGCTTTTTCATTTACTAGAAATGATTTAAATGAAAAATATCCAATAAAAGTATCTTTTTCAGGAATAAATAATCTAATTTTATTTGTTAAAAATAAAAATACACTTCAAGAAATGAAATATGATTTTGAAGAAGTAAAAGAGCTAATGATAAATAAAAATATTGTTACTATTAATATTTTATGGGAAGAGAATAAAAATTTATTTCATTCAAGAAATGCTTTTGCTTATGGTGGTGTATATGAAGACCCTGCAACTGGTTCTGCGGCGATTTCTTTAGGAGAATATTTAAGAAGTATGGGAATTAAAAAATCAGGAGAAATTGAGATTTTACAAGGATTTGATATGAAACAACCATCTCAATTGTTTGTTAGTTTTAACGAGGTTCCCAATAGTTCAATTAAAGTTTCGGGAACTTGTAGATTTGTAAACGCTAAATAG